The genomic interval TCTATCAAAGGGCTTACGATCTtatattactactgtacaacGTACAGACAGCGTCATCAGTATCTTTGTCaatgtttaaattcaaacagtatttctaaacattttggccAATCATAATGCGTATACTTCTGTACCAATCAATGGATGAAAGTGTTGAATTTTGACTACATAGAAAAATTGTTTTGCTTTACAAATAAGGTGATTGATTATTCAATTCCTCGTATAAGGAAAAAACACACTTTAACGTTAAAGTTAACATTTACGGGCTcgtgcgaaaactccctatagacatttaaaagaaaaagtaaGGTCCCAAGTATGGAACCATGGGGTATCTGAAACACACTATTACGAACATTTGAGGTTATACCAAATATTTGTTACATGACATCTATAGTTGAGGTAATTCTCAAACTAAAATTACACCTTcactaaaagaaaaatatttcagCTTTGTAAGTAAAATAATATGGTCCATGGTATCAAAAGCCTTCTTAAGATCTAAAGATCTAAACTAGACCAGTGTATTTCCCAGAATCAATCCATCCATTTATCCAATGTTCTGTAATATCCATTAAGAAAGCTTTAATACTCAGTACTGAATATCTCATCTCTGTCATTCTAGCCACGTTGATAATGAAAGTAAAggatgaataaaaaataaataaataaaatataaatatttaaaatttatttttgtaatcaactaaaataaatgaaatgacaaTGAAAATCATATATTCCTTTATAGCTAAAGCTATATCTagttattaatttcattttgaattCTTGTATTTTACTTCCTTGGATGTAACATATATACATGAGAAGAATCTAGAGACTCACCTGTTTCTGATTTTACAAGTTCTTTCTCTTCTCTAACAATACCCCATTCATTATCCTCGAGGAAGTTGGCCAAATCAAATGTTTCACCCGATTCCtctataaagaaataaaaattcaactgataaatatttatattagtCTCTTTATCAATTTGCacaaccatttttttttctgttccTGATATTACcatgtttttataaaaataaaatttaaataggtGTGTAAAGAGTGTAAAAAACACATCTTACCCAAATCAAACACCTGTAGTAATCAACATGTTATTAATTGAAAGTGACTTGGATGATCTGGTGGTACAAGGCCTACTGTAGTTTTCACATTTTGTGATGTGAAATGAGCGATAGTTTtgcaaaaaaatttttttttaatattcatcTTTTGTACAATGTTTAGTCTTCATCTAATTAATTTGAAGTGGTTTGGATGAGTCTCATTAAATAAGCCATACATTGTGTACACTTCATGCTTACGTTGCACAGGGACCTATTTCTCACCTTCTAGCTTATGTAGTGACTTTTCAAATTCATGTTTATCAATGTGTGTCGTCCACTTTTTAAGAAATTCTTGCCCATCTTCCTTTGCAACTAATATGCCTGCTAAATCTTCAAGAAGTTTGCGGCTTAGATGCAGTTTCCAAAGATTCACAAGGGCATATGGATCGATGACAGATAAATAGAACATTACACTTCCGAATACTATATCATTTAGTTGAAAGCCAATGCGACGAAAGCACTGATAACAACTCTTAAAAAATGGCTGCTTCTTATCACAAGGTTGTGGTGCCAATTCTGACAGTTGAGTTATTTCGAAAGGTGGTAGAATATTCTTGGTATTTCTTTGTGCTGATAGACCAATGTCAGTTTTTGGAGATGTTCGATCTTCAGCGGCAGGATTTTCCAGTTTTACTGTTAATAGTATGTCAGCacctttaaaattacaaataatgttaaatacaCTAACTAGATTTTAACTCAGATCGGGTGATTTCTCTATCACGTTggcatttacagtatttgaaaggTTCCTAGTGCCAATAAATGAACTGCACATCCTTACACAATACATGTTAATTGACCTTAAACGACCATTGAAGTCCATAATGGTTGTAATTATTATGACATTTTGAGACTTAAAAATTGTAAGATAATAACTCTTGCATTTCttacaaattgaaaaaaaaaagataggaAAAACCTAATGTTTCAGTGTTCACAGATGCCCTATTTCACTTTGGTAGTATTCCTACATGGTACAATGTGTTGTTACAATTACTATTACTgtaccaaaaaaaaatgtttactccAAATTTATACTATTTTCGgaacacaaaataatatatcCATAGTGCGCAAATTCGCACAATTACCTTTGGTAAGAGGCTTCTCCGGTATTCCTAGTTGTCGCAAAGTTTGAATAAATTGTTCAAGTTTTTCTCTTTCTTCACagataattgttttttgttctAGATCCATTATCAGATGCCAATTATCTTCATAATTCTTTGGAGGATCATTATATGCCTGATTAATTTTGTCCAACTCATCTGTTTTCAATGCATGTCCAAGATCTAGAATTCGTTGTCTAAAATGAGTAAATGTTGATATTGGTTTTTCTTTTGCGATAGGGAAAAAGATTGCACCAAACTGTTTTGTTACCTTTATGGTATCATGAAGAATTGTAAGATTTGTTGAACTTAGATATCTAGAAGAAATCAATTCATCCAgtaattcttttgttttatttgcgtTATCCAAGTTACAATCTTCAATATGATCCTGATACAAAACTTTCAGCATCCTTAGAGGCCTCTTTCTATCATACCAAGTTGAGACGGTGACTAGAGTTTCTTCAAAACCAACATCAGACATTgctataaaaaatcaaaatgaattACCAATATTGTATCTGAGAAACAGATCAGGTTAAAATTTTTTACGAATATTTCTTAtcttcttaaagatgtattgtccccctgaaaaaataattattgacaatttttgttgttgaatatgccattttaatgtcaaataatACCGGTAGGTATCCAATTTGATCCAAAAttgctgccagccaatggatttttggttgaatttaaccatttatttagtcattttataagtaatgaataactttattaaaactacaaaatggcctatattcaaaatctaatttaattaatcttcattgttttTTTGGGGGGacacattttttcatacattataatttactgtatgtaaaaaaaaataaaatatcagaaattataatgttttactcaaatatgaatatgaaagaaataaatgtttatttgatttgaataataaattatttattattatttatttatttatttttaaataaacacatACCTAAGCCCAATAGAATATTCTTTGCTCGAGGTCCAAGACACTTGGCAAATCTCTGTATTGTGTCTGTATCCTTTGCATCTAATTTTGTAGTACGCTCAAGTTCGAACACTACATCCCATATATTGTCAAACTTGAGGTGCTTTATCTCATAGTATGAAATAACACAATTTACGCCTTCTGAGCAAACTAGTATCAAGGCCTCATACAGACGTTTTCGATAAGACGATAACTTTTCTCTATCTGTATTTTGCACATGGTTGCCATCCATATACTGAGTAATTAGATCTTCAGCACCTCTTTTATTGGATACTTTGGCAACCTCCAACAAAAGGCCTACATCATgaggtgtaatatttaattcatttaataaatCATGTGCACGAGACTTTGGAGAGCTAAGATCTCCTATTGGTACATGGTCGAATAGGAGGAATTTCAACTTAAGGTAATTTTGACCCTCATAGAATTTACTAATTTCTCTTTTTAAGTCTCTAAACTTATCTTCAAGATTAGCCATCTCGATGAATTAATTTGTTTCCtgcaaaaacaaaatggaatataactatatttataaatgtttttgaattgaatgaaaaacattttcattGGTTGAATAAACAGTATAGAAATTACCGTACAATATGTTTACTGGTAAAAGAGTAAGTAAGTACAACGTTAATATGACTGTcacttttatttataatttaagttATCAGTTACGTTACGATAGttttacagtaaaataataattaattagtagGCGAAATGCAGTGTGAGGCCCTTAAGGCCGCCCATACGTATGACGTATGGAGTTGGAGAAAATGAGAAACAACGTGCGTAGACCGCCATATTGTTCGTTTGACCATGGAtaaaagaatagaaggatatgcatcgacggtgacatcaaacgattttacaacgcgcttgcctatactaaagcactgctgccaatcaaacaaacacgttcattgaactccgtgtctctaaccgcggccctctgtaaaacgctgcgaatcaactgttacattttttgagaccaaaacgtaatcatgtagaaatcgtatgcgcagtctgaatgttctattgacatgtctgcgtcgatgattaattgacaacaaaaatatattgctgaataattctgttttagtttcatcacaatcggactacgaaaagttcactttcttacgactggtaattttaagtagttggtaatattattaataaaatatgcaaattttatagttgaattatcattatttgcctgccatcttctgtcattaaaaattgcgttaatctatagaatattaaattatgcatttgaccatgtatgttgttagcgtggccggtgttcacccatacaacaatcgtgcttttaatatatggctaagcagtggtttcttcataaatctccttaattatcgatgtgattatatttaaattgtagtgcctggtgattggctagtggttatgtcatccacatcacatccaatcaccgggtctaattgaatgaaaacagcgatccctgatccgggattggctggctatgtatagttgcgatacgttacctagcggtcgttttgaaaagtacacgcagggcaaacttaatcacgaacaaacgaagtacagtACCTattagggtgtcacgaaacctaagaccacgaaagctcagaccccctaagacctaagatcacgaaagctaagacccaacacctaagattacaaatactaagatatactacagcttaaaaacaatacttgtttatccatacataattttaaacacagtaggtttcatttattaccataatttaatactaccgcaaaacatagataaactcacattattttcgcccgttgagtaaatgtatattttttctttacaacaaacaaacttgacgggttgtttgttggtatatatttactccattgtgttggttcagaggatgtttttcttacgcacctgcctttcttgtattttgactccaaatttgttgactaactttatcctgaacaccacactttaaaattaggacttataagtactttcagaaagagaaacacataataacaaataaataaatcctttaaattgatgattttacagatgtgtttctttgtatactgtatatactcgAGCTCCCCacgctcaatgtttttgtttctatggagcgccaaaagagcaacaataatagtacaagtataaaaacagaaagaaaacgaaacaaaaaaacttatcatgatttttaaattaaaatttatttgccagtatttatttcttcgtacttgcatgattatactattatcattacaattttaattttacattgttccatccacactgtagatggactccacagagttttcagccctctatataatttttgctcttttgacgttccatagaaacaaaaacattgaacatggcccatggggtaggcctactgtactgtaggctagtcattttgtgtgtgagaaaacgtctgtaaaatcatcaatttaaaaatgtatttgttactttttatgtgattctttttcatgaaagtgccaattctaaggtgtggtattcagaataaatgttgggagttaaaatacaaggcaggtgcgaaagataaatatttgtaatcttaggtctgggtcttagctttcgtgatcttaggtcttagggggtcttcgCTTTcatggtcttaggtttcgtgacacccgtacctattattattcacacaagaagtaagacaacggtgagtatatagatcatgattacacgttgtatctactacacttaagattagcctaggcctacctaggcagtatcaatgttggcaaatcatatggtttaggcctagtcctagtatccttgctgattttgtaattttacatgtaggcctaggctgaga from Antedon mediterranea chromosome 5, ecAntMedi1.1, whole genome shotgun sequence carries:
- the LOC140049103 gene encoding uncharacterized protein isoform X1, producing the protein MANLEDKFRDLKREISKFYEGQNYLKLKFLLFDHVPIGDLSSPKSRAHDLLNELNITPHDVGLLLEVAKVSNKRGAEDLITQYMDGNHVQNTDREKLSSYRKRLYEALILVCSEGVNCVISYYEIKHLKFDNIWDVVFELERTTKLDAKDTDTIQRFAKCLGPRAKNILLGLAMSDVGFEETLVTVSTWYDRKRPLRMLKVLYQDHIEDCNLDNANKTKELLDELISSRYLSSTNLTILHDTIKVTKQFGAIFFPIAKEKPISTFTHFRQRILDLGHALKTDELDKINQAYNDPPKNYEDNWHLIMDLEQKTIICEEREKLEQFIQTLRQLGIPEKPLTKGADILLTVKLENPAAEDRTSPKTDIGLSAQRNTKNILPPFEITQLSELAPQPCDKKQPFFKSCYQCFRRIGFQLNDIVFGSVMFYLSVIDPYALVNLWKLHLSRKLLEDLAGILVAKEDGQEFLKKWTTHIDKHEFEKSLHKLEEESGETFDLANFLEDNEWGIVREEKELVKSETGGKTEELPISDREEMKLVKAETVTTVLTRKTQSTDLHKSSIEQRMGDEQENKDRFAEFLRDLSNEYEGDKFLLLRFLLYDYIPLSLLDFKGIDGLDLFYKLQESGDIRYTKINLLSEIAEVTNLQSDKDVIKDYTNDAKKGKGLSPYRKALYEALMAVGDDDLRKLRASYKLGHKGFDNIWDLVFHLEKHGRLDSTKVKIKRFASNLNSTAKKKLGNLSKLTVTKEQSQSTSTAAQADLNEDVTSALKELESKEFNVMLSKTSQWYQDRDKITMLRLLFKDIIQDAEEHKYVSSLFDTLKVCGDLTRTNYKVLIDMVKVTDTRGVVEDVKLLSDANKDGEITSFSAYRQQLMGLGKALSKDEAKRVGSVYEVPQNAYTDQWSLIMHLEKTKNVFADGAKELVKDLKDLGLHHVASKLITTNKRSYSLDVPKSKKKKKR
- the LOC140049103 gene encoding uncharacterized protein isoform X2 codes for the protein MANLEDKFRDLKREISKFYEGQNYLKLKFLLFDHVPIGDLSSPKSRAHDLLNELNITPHDVGLLLEVAKVSNKRGAEDLITQYMDGNHVQNTDREKLSSYRKRLYEALILVCSEGVNCVISYYEIKHLKFDNIWDVVFELERTTKLDAKDTDTIQRFAKCLGPRAKNILLGLAMSDVGFEETLVTVSTWYDRKRPLRMLKVLYQDHIEDCNLDNANKTKELLDELISSRYLSSTNLTILHDTIKVTKQFGAIFFPIAKEKPISTFTHFRQRILDLGHALKTDELDKINQAYNDPPKNYEDNWHLIMDLEQKTIICEEREKLEQFIQTLRQLGIPEKPLTKGADILLTVKLENPAAEDRTSPKTDIGLSAQRNTKNILPPFEITQLSELAPQPCDKKQPFFKSCYQCFRRIGFQLNDIVFGSVMFYLSVIDPYALVNLWKLHLSRKLLEDLAGILVAKEDGQEFLKKWTTHIDKHEFEKSLHKLEEESGETFDLANFLEDNEWGIVREEKELVKSETGGKTEELPISDREEMKLVKAETVTTVLTRKTQSTDLHKSSIEQRMGDEQENKDRFAEFLRDLSNEYEGDKFLLLRFLLYDYIPLSLLDFKGIDGLDLFYKLQESGDIRYTKINLLSEIAEVTNLQSDKDVIKDYTNDAKKGKGLSPYRKALYEALMAVGDDDLRKLRASYKLGHKGFDNIWDLVFHLEKHGRLDSTKVKIKRFASNLNSTAKKKLGNLSKLTVTKEQSQSTSTAAQDLNEDVTSALKELESKEFNVMLSKTSQWYQDRDKITMLRLLFKDIIQDAEEHKYVSSLFDTLKVCGDLTRTNYKVLIDMVKVTDTRGVVEDVKLLSDANKDGEITSFSAYRQQLMGLGKALSKDEAKRVGSVYEVPQNAYTDQWSLIMHLEKTKNVFADGAKELVKDLKDLGLHHVASKLITTNKRSYSLDVPKSKKKKKR